One genomic segment of Mangifera indica cultivar Alphonso chromosome 6, CATAS_Mindica_2.1, whole genome shotgun sequence includes these proteins:
- the LOC123219211 gene encoding formin-like protein 5: MATGRVCCFSPSGMFLGHNKTEGIKELLDPFKLLDPFKGSSPFKTQQEFKAFKMSRSFGNLEEILMVNLKKKIMTFSDILDLPPPDCSHSIQQLMMKTIKDLQNLYPEIVPGIQLSEMKEASINQVLDHFLRTLKSIKSSWTVHNDSIDIAELYMHGDMENSNTEQRVERAIGTLDSLIGIVREKFDIMDEDEKKDSTPRGSPLAKFDETCSDYNGSCLCGSPATPTSVFPVKRKSREFPSNPSYSSPLRISLRVQAVRKLNPIDVKRLSFHMPPHAAVQDFVASSRNNTIVDEIIEDAQVNKAPAAIVENTKEHYTETAKPKDLVTAPVAIPREPSSEPKLSPTVALVPSPPTTTPPSPDLRPHLTIPTPPPPPPPLMLKPDVTETQSMLRSPPTKLGAVPATPPPPLPPPGRSRVLVAPSAMPPLPPPTKLAVISTAPPPPLPPPGWSGTTPSAMPPPSPPTKSVAPPPPPPPPPRISGVVLTMPSAISSPPPPPTKSAAPPPPPPSPRRLEIVLTTPSAMPSPPPLPPTKSAAPPPPPERARAVLIAPSTMAPPPLPPPGRSEAILAAQSAMPLLPPPTKSTTPPPPPPPPGRSEAILAVPSAMPLLPSPTKSATPPPRLPLSGRSGSVLAAPSVMPPPSSPTKLAAISAMPPPPSPPPRGLEIISVAPSTMPPLPPPTKTAAVSIAPSPPSPPPMQAVNGAATPPPLPVGPIRSLRPKKATKLKRSSQLGNLYRLLKGKVEGNDLRKASGVRRGVGGSGGGGKGMADALAEMTKRSAYFQKIEEDVQKYAKSITELKSLIGTFQTKDTAELLKFQKQVESVLENLTDESQVLARFEGFPLKRLETLRTATALHSKLEAMVTELQNWKIEAPLKQLLDKAERSFNKIKGEIEALERTKDEEIKKFQTHNIHFDFSIIIKIKEFMVDVSSSCMELSLKESRKAKAEAANGNKCEQKAQECVKMLWRAFQFSFRVYTFAGGHDDRADNLTRELAHVIETIPSQN, translated from the exons atggcAACAGGAAGGGTCTGCTGTTTCTCGCCGTCGGGCATGTTCTTGGGTCATAATAAAACTGAG GGAATTAAGGAACTGCTGGACCCTTTTAAACTGCTGGACCCTTTTAAAGGCTCTTCCCCATTCAAGACTCAGCAGGAATTTAAAGCCTTTAAGATGAGCAGATCATTTGGAAATTTAGAAGAAATTTTGATGGTAAACCTGAAGAAGAAGATCATGACATTCAGTGACATCCTTGACCTTCCTCCTCCTGATTGTTCTCATTCAATACAACAG CTGATGATGAAGACAATAAAAGATCTCCAAAATCTGTATCCTGAAATCGTTCCCGGAATTCAATTATCCGAAATGAAAGAGGCGTCTATAAATCAAGTTCTTGATCACTTTTTAAGGACTCTGAAATCCATTAAAAGTTCATGGACAGTGCATAACGATTCTATCGACATAGCTGAATTGTACATGCATGGAGATATGGAGAACAGCAACACAGAGCAACGTG TTGAAAGAGCAATTGGAACACTAGATTCCTTGATTGGGATAGTGAGAGAGAAGTTTGATATAATGGATGAAGATGAGAAGAAAGATTCAACTCCACGAGGTAGCCCATTAGCCAAATTTGATGAGACTTGTTCGGACTACAACGGTAGCTGTCTTTGTGGCTCTCCGGCCACGCCAACCTCGGTTTTTCCGGTTAAGAGAAAAAGTAGAGAGTTTCCAAGTAATCCATCTTACAGCTCACCTCTTCGCATATCTCTCAGAGTTCAAGCAGTGAGGAAATTAAACCCCATTGATGTCAAGCGCCTGTCATTCCATATGCCTCCTCATGCCGCAGTTCAAGATTTCGTGGCTTCCTCTCGAAACAACACTATTGTTGATGAAATTATAGAAGATGCACAAGTGAATAAAGCACCAGCTGCTATTGTTGAAAATACTAAAGAGCATTACACTGAAACTGCGAAGCCAAAGGATTTGGTGACAGCTCCTGTGGCCATACCAAGGGAACCTTCATCTGAGCCAAAGTTGTCCCCGACTGTAGCATTAGTACCATCGCCACCTACGACTACACCTCCATCCCCTGATTTACGGCCACATTTGACAATTCCAACGCCACCCCCACCACCTCCTCCGCTCATGTTGAAGCCAGATGTTACAGAAACACAATCCATGCTGCGATCACCCCCCACAAAGTTAGGAGCTGTACCAGCAACACCTCCACCACCGCTGCCACCACCTGGAAGGTCAAGAGTATTAGTAGCACCATCAGCAATGCCACCACTGCCACCTCCCACAAAGTTAGCAGTCATATCAACAGCACCTCCACCACCGCTGCCACCACCTGGATGGTCAGGAACAACACCATCAGCAATGCCACCACCGTCACCCCCCACAAAGTCAGTAGCACCTCCACCACCGCCGCCACCACCACCAAGAATATCAGGAGTAGTATTAACGATGCCATCAGCTATttcatcaccaccaccaccgcctACAAAGTCAGCAGCACCTCCGCCGCCGCCGCCATCACCTAGAAGGTTAGAAATAGTATTAACAACACCATCAGCTATGCCATCACCACCACCATTACCGCCTACAAAGTCAGCAGCACCTCCACCACCACCTGAAAGGGCAAGAGCAGTATTAATAGCACCATCAACAATGGCACCACCACCGCTGCCACCACCTGGAAGGTCAGAAGCAATATTAGCAGCACAGTCAGCAATGCCACTATTGCCACCCCCCACAAAATCAACAACACCTccaccaccaccgccaccacctgGAAGGTCAGAAGCAATATTAGCAGTACCATCAGCGATGCCACTACTGCCATCCCCCACAAAGTCAGCAACACCTCCACCACGGCTGCCACTATCTGGAAGGTCAGGATCTGTATTAGCAGCACCATCAGTGATGCCACCACCATCATCCCCCACAAAGTTAGCAGCTATATCAGCAATGCCTCCACCACCATCGCCGCCACCTAGAGGATTAGAAATAATATCAGTAGCACCATCAACAATGCCACCACTGCCACCCCCCACAAAGACAGCAGCTGTATCAATAGCACCTTCACCTCCGTCTCCTCCACCGATGCAAGCTGTAAATGGAGCGGCGACACCGCCACCTCTTCCAGTTGGTCCAATAAGATCCTTGAGACCCAAGAAAGCTACTAAATTGAAGAGATCAAGCCAATTGGGGAATTTATATCGGCTTCTAAAAGGGAAGGTAGAAGGAAATGATTTGCGTAAAGCATCAGGCGTAAGAAGAGGTGTGGGGGGTTCTGGAGGCGGTGGAAAAGGAATGGCCGACGCACTTGCAGAGATGACAAAAAG ATCAGCATACTTccaaaaaattgaagaagatgttCAAAAGTATGCAAAATCAATCACAGAGTTGAAATCTTTAATAGGTACTTTCCAGACGAAGGACACGGCTGAGCTGCTTAAATTCCAGAAACAAGTAGAATCAGTACTTGAGAATCTGACTGACGAATCTcag GTGCTAGCGCGATTCGAAGGCTTCCCTTTAAAGAGGTTGGAAACACTGAGGACAGCCACAGCATTACACTCAAAGTTAGAAGCAATGGTTACTGAATTACAAAATTGGAAGATTGAGGCTCCCTTGAAGCAACTGCTGGACAAGGCTGAACGTTCCTTTAACAAG ATCAAAGGAGAAATCGAAGCATTGGAAAGAACAAAAGATGAGGAAATTAAGAAATTTCAGACTCATAATATCCATTTCGACTTCAgcatcatcatcaaaatcaaagaatTTATGGTGG
- the LOC123219212 gene encoding COP1-interacting protein 7, translating into MDSTARLDYALFQLTPTRTRFDLVLFFRGNSEKLASGLFEPFISHLKFARDEISKGGYSITLRPPNRDALWFTKATFERFVRFVSTPAVLERFVSLEKEILQIEVSIQANELSNVSVPGQLEKGSGDSQIRKSSDSSKLIGEPKRNNDAEQKENSKIQLQRLLGTRKALLRKEQAMAYARGLVAGFEVDRIDDLISFADTYGASRLREACINFKELCKKKHGDGLWMEELAAMEACSPSELSLMGTSGIVLTNETITPNQNVLLNFTSNGNLGSNEPLDASKSDSTVSRASSSSDGKKDDNLPAKVQVPITWPNQLPQYMYSFQGPLQQLPPYQGYPFPPMHPHYAGNVQWPPNMKESNLGLVQEADYHRNHKSSSRKKEKFLNRKGSEFSEEDGQTDSSDSDFGSDSDLNIQQEKSSSTEHPYRKKHRKKSSKTVVIRNINYITPKRRNGEKSGGSDESLSDEDEFIDQDSLKKVDDVVGLLKKSQKSNSSNKKNRGANKNLHAANGSNDANDQDFDDNSVADVSNKGKGSENWDAFQNLLMRDEDAPLNGVERLPLMDVRDEDLIVRSSEGGISSATSPAVDPESEKVPKQRIIAADSFVLTEREGGSVLIGKLEGFENGENFCSVLKRGNYTDAGLLFSEKPKETSCNFDDIVSAADSSIIKTAKAEDWFVANHSGKPENQKAISEHAIFDGDMSVGDHFQTDKHRKDVLIDDSFMVQALPATNDLYDSHWRTDIGMDMVADLISASSPGNAAASVPQDKHDVCEPDDLCMVLERESEFESVHDSWNVDYGIDVTLEEANRRFSDVENRELSSNSEASVIKNNEVNGAKIPAKEAKSKVTRGIGKTKPELISKSRKPFVSRPTVQKSKLEKEEEIRKKMEELAIQRQRRIAERTAAGGLPPAASKKAPLQSHNKRATGSITHNENRTHSAAQEANRILSSRIKAS; encoded by the exons ATGGATTCAACAGCTCGCCTAGATTATGCTCTCTTTCAGCTCACTCCTACTCGGACTAG ATTTGATCTGGTGTTGTTCTTTAGAGGGAATAGTGAGAAACTAGCATCTGGGTTATTTGAACCTTTCATTTCTCATCTTAAATTTGCAAGAGATGAAATTTCAAAAGGTGGATATTCCATTACTCTTCGTCCACCAAATCGTGATGCCCTCTGGTTCACTAAAGCTACCTTTGAGAG ATTTGTGCGGTTTGTTAGCACACCAGCAGTGCTTGAGAGGTTTGTAAGTCTTGAAAAAGAGATTTTGCAGATCGAGGTTTCAATCCAAGCTAATGAGTTGTCAAACGTCAGTGTGCCTGGTCAACTGGAGAAAG GTAGTGGGGATAGTCAAATAAGGAAGTCATCCGATTCCTCTAAG CTGATAGGTGAGCCTAAGAGAAACAATGATGCTGAGCAAAAAGAGAACTCCAA GATTCAACTTCAACGTCTGTTGGGAACTCGGAAAGCCTTGCTCCGGAAAGAGCAGGCAATGGCTTATGCCCGTGGACTTGTTGCTGGATTTGAAGTTGACAGGATAGATGATCTCATTTCTTTTGCTGATACATATGGAGCTTCACGATTAAG GGAAGCATGCATAAATTTCAAGGAATTATGCAAGAAAAAACATGGCGATGGTCTTTGGATGGAGGAATTAGCCGCAATGGAAGCATGCTCCCCATCAGAACTGTCATTAATGGGGACATCTGGCATTGTACTTACAAATGAAACCATCACTCCTAATCAGAATGTTCTGTTGAATTTTACATCCAATGGAAATCTCGGGTCAAATGAACCTTTAGATGCATCAAAATCTGATTCAACTGTAAGTCGTGCGAGTTCAAGTTCAGATGGCAAAAAAg ATGATAACTTGCCTGCAAAAGTTCAAGTTCCAATAACATGGCCAAACCAGTTACCACAGTATATGTACAGTTTTCAAGGCCCTCTACAACAACTGCCTCCCTATCAAGGGTACCCTTTTCCTCCAATGCACCCTCACTATGCAGGGAATGTGCAGTGGCCTCCCAATATGAAAGAATCCAATCTTGGTTTAGTGCAGGAAGCTGATTATCATAGGAATCATAAGTCATCTTCCcgaaagaaagagaaatttcTGAACCGAAAAGGTTCTGAATTTTCTGAAGAAGATGGACAAACTGATTCCAGTGACTCAGACTTTGGGAGTGACTCAGATTTAAACATACAGCAAGAGAAGAGTTCTTCAACTGAGCATCCATACAGGAAAAAACATAGGAAGAAGTCTTCCAAAACAGTTGTCATTCgtaatattaattacattacTCCTAAGAGGAGAAATGGAGAAAAAAGTGGTGGGTCTGATGAATCTCTTTCTGATGAGGATGAGTTCATTGATCAAGATTCCCTCAAGAAGGTAGACGATGTTGTAGGCTTGTTGAAgaaatctcaaaagtcaaactcaagtaataaaaaaaatagaggtGCTAACAAAAACCTCCATGCTGCAAATGGATCAAATGATGCTAATGACCAGGATTTTGATGATAACTCAGTTGCAGATGTGTCTAACAAAGGAAAAGGAAGTGAGAACTGGGATGCATTTCAAAACCTTCTCATGAGAGATGAAGATGCACCACTTAATGGGGTAGAAAGGTTGCCCTTAATGGATGTTCGGGATGAAGATTTAATTGTCAGAAGCTCTGAAGGTGGAATTTCCTCTGCAACAAGCCCTGCTGTGGATCCAGAGTCTGAAAAAGTTCCCAAGCAAAGGATAATTGCAGCTGACTCCTTTGTATTAACTGAGAGGGAAGGAGGAAGTGTACTTATAGGCAAGCTGGAAGGTTTTGAAAATGGAGAGAACTTCTGCTCTGTCCTGAAAAGAGGGAATTATACAGATGCAGGTTTGCTGTTTTCAGAGAAGCCAAAGGAAACTAGTTGTAACTTTGATGATATTGTATCTGCTGCTGATTCGTCTATAATTAAGACAGCGAAGGCAGAAGATTGGTTTGTTGCCAATCACTCTGGGAAACCAGAAAACCAGAAAGCAATCAGTGAGCATGCAATCTTTGATGGAGATATGTCAGTTGGTGATCACTTCCAGACTGATAAACACAGGAAGGATGTACTTATTGATGATTCCTTCATGGTACAGGCCTTACCAGCAACTAATGATTTATATGATTCCCATTGGAGAACAGACATAGGCATGGACATGGTTGCAGACCTAATTTCCGCTTCCAGCCCTGGGAATGCTGCTGCAAGTGTCCCACAAGATAAGCATGATGTATGTGAACCTGATGATCTATGTATGGTGCTTGAAAGAGAATCGGAATTTGAATCTGTGCATGATTCATGGAATGTGGATTATGGAATTGATGTGACACTTGAGGAAGCTAATAGGAGGTTCTCAGACGTTGAAAATAGGGAACTTTCTTCAAATTCTGAGGCCTCTGTTATTAAGAATAATGAAGTTAATGGAGCCAAAATTCCAGCAAAAGAAGCAAAGTCTAAAGTTACTCGTGGAATAGGGAAGACCAAACCAGAGCTAATTTCAAAGAGCAGGAAACCATTTGTGAGTAGGCCCACAGTTCAGAAGAGCAAGTTAGAGAAG GAAGAAGAGATTCGTAAGAAGATGGAAGAATTAGCAATTCAACGGCAGAGAAGAATTGCTGAGAGAACTGCAGCTGGTGGTTTGCCTCCAGCAGCATCCAAGAAAGCACCATTACAGTCACACAATAAAAGAGCAACAGGAAGCATTACTCACAATGAGAATAGAACTCATTCTGCAGCTCAAGAGGCAAACAGGATTCTTTCTTCTAGAATTAAAGCATCTTAA